One segment of Vulpes lagopus strain Blue_001 chromosome 8, ASM1834538v1, whole genome shotgun sequence DNA contains the following:
- the UBL3 gene encoding ubiquitin-like protein 3 — protein sequence MSSNVPADMINLRLILVSGKTKEFLFSPNDSASDIAKHVYDNWPMDWEEEQVSSPNILRLIYQGRFLHGNVTLGALKLPFGKTTVMHLVARETLPEPNSQGQRNREKTGESNCCVIL from the exons ATAAATTTGCGCCTCATCTTGGTAAGCGGGAAAACAAAAGAGTTCCTGTTTTCTCCTAATGATTCTGCTTCTGACATTGCAAAGCATGTGTATGACAATTGGCCGATGG ACTGGGAAGAAGAGCAGGTCAGCAGTCCAAATATTCTACGACTTATTTATCAAGGACGATTTCTACATGGAAATGTCACATTAGGAG CATTAAAACTTCCTTTTGGCAAAACAACGGTGATGCATTTGGTGGCCAGAGAGACATTGCCAGAGCCAAACTCTCAAG GTCAGAGGAATCGCGAAAAGACTGGAGAGAGTAATTGTTGTGTAATCCTGTAA